The following DNA comes from Arcobacter cloacae.
ACAAAAAGCTAAAGAAATTGTGAAAAAAGAGTTAGCAAATACAAAAGTAGCTCAACCAGAACAAGTTGTATATGTAAAACCAAGACCTGATGTAAGTGCAGATGATGCATTAATAGCAAAGAATATTCTTCCTTTTTTAAAGATTGAATACAATGATAATAAGCTATTAATCCACACAGAACATAAAGTATCAAAGAAATTTTCTGTTGTAAAAGAGAATAAACTAGTAATAGATTATAAAGCAAAAGTAAATTTTAATACAAAAAAAGATGATATTGATTCAAAAACTTTCAAGAAAATAGCGGTTGGAAATCATAAAACAGAAGGATTTTTTAGAGTTGCAATTGAACTTGTAAATAAACCTTCAAATTATGATGTTACTTATAATGACAATATAATAACTATCACAAAAAAGAACTAATAAAAAAAGAAGTAAATATCTAAATATTTACTTCTTCTAAAAAATATTCCTATTTCTCATCTGGCATTACATGAAAATTTTTAGCTATTTTAAATCCTAAAGCTTCTAATGCTTCAACATCATCTTTTGGAGATTTTCCAGCGGTAGTTAGATAATCTCCAATAACAAATGCATTAGCACCTCTATTAAAAATCTCATATTGGTCATCACCAAACATAACTTCTCTACCACCTGCAACCATTATTTTATGAGCATTTGGTATCATTTTTCTTGCAAGAGTGATTAATTCAAAAGCTTCCTCTTTGTTTATTGTATTTTTTACAATTGGTAAAGCTTCATTTGGATGGAAAAAGTTTAAAGGAACATTCATAGGATCTAAAGAATTTATAGCTTCTAGCATAGAAATTCTATCTTCTTGTGTTTCTCCCATTCCAAAAATACCACCACAAACAAGTTTTAATCCAGCTTCTTTTACATTTAAACAAGTTTGATATCTTTCATCCCAAGTATGCGTTGTACAAATTGTTGGATAAAAATCTCTTGATGTTTCTAAATTATGATTATAGTTACTAATTCCTGCTGCTTTTAACTCTTTTAATTGCTCAACTGTAGCTGTTCCATTACATGCAATTAGTCTAAGTCCTAAGTTTTCTTTATTTATAGCACGTGCTGCTTCAGCTATAAATTTTGTTTTTTTATCAGTTAATCCAAGACCTGCTGTAACCAAACAAAATCCAACTGCACCATTTGCTCTGGCTTGTTTTGCTTCTGATATTATTTGCTCAATACTTTTTAATTTATATCTTTGAATATCTGCTTTATATCTTACACTTTGTGTACAGAATTTACAATCTTCATTACAAGTACCACTCTCAACATTACAAATAGCACATAAAAATATCTCTTCATTATTGTTCATATTTATACTCTTCTTTTTTAAAATTTTTTTCATTTATTTCTCTAAAATATCGCGTGATTATATA
Coding sequences within:
- a CDS encoding AMIN domain-containing protein, producing the protein MNDIFEEETGKMLELNETPNTVEGIQEAQYIKQMQQQMGNNTNANKNSVEQKSVTPKEKPAPKTYSKQEVDSLIQKTKSQTEQKAKEIVKKELANTKVAQPEQVVYVKPRPDVSADDALIAKNILPFLKIEYNDNKLLIHTEHKVSKKFSVVKENKLVIDYKAKVNFNTKKDDIDSKTFKKIAVGNHKTEGFFRVAIELVNKPSNYDVTYNDNIITITKKN
- a CDS encoding biotin synthase, giving the protein MKKILKKKSINMNNNEEIFLCAICNVESGTCNEDCKFCTQSVRYKADIQRYKLKSIEQIISEAKQARANGAVGFCLVTAGLGLTDKKTKFIAEAARAINKENLGLRLIACNGTATVEQLKELKAAGISNYNHNLETSRDFYPTICTTHTWDERYQTCLNVKEAGLKLVCGGIFGMGETQEDRISMLEAINSLDPMNVPLNFFHPNEALPIVKNTINKEEAFELITLARKMIPNAHKIMVAGGREVMFGDDQYEIFNRGANAFVIGDYLTTAGKSPKDDVEALEALGFKIAKNFHVMPDEK